AAATAcaatgtaaataaataaactttTCTAAAATCCTTAAATAAACATCCTTAAATGAAAAAAATCAGTTTAAAATTTAATGAGGGTCGTAGTTGTCTATCATTTTGTAAAAGATAAAGCTCACACGTCTCATACCTCAAAACAAAACAccaaaaacaaatgaaatcattaTATTGGcgtagtattttttttttgttgaatatTAAATTCAAGTATGGAGAAGgcagtattatttttttttgttgaatatTAAATTCAAGTATTGAGAAGgcagtattattttttttgttgaatattaaattcaaatattgaGAAAGCATCATGGAACATTGAGTTACGAATCCAAACCAAAATTATGCAAAATCACAAaggaataaaaattataatgtaTGACTGTTGAAGCCCGTATCAAAATATGTAAATTGAACTTTAATTTTTAACATTACATTCATACATATAAGATGGCTGGCATTTAACATTACATTCATACATATATTATTCAACAAAATATGTAAATTGAACTTTAATTTTTATGACAAATTCAGATGAAATAAGCAATGAACTAAGGGATATTGGGTTTGAATTTCTTGAACAAATTAGGCTCCGGTGAGGATGAAACTGAAGGATTTTTTGTCTCTGCCCACGAATCATTAGAGCTTTCACCAAAAAAAACGAAACAAATACCGTAAATAAAAGaggataaataaaaaaaaaaaagaagaaaaactaTACAAAAATGAAGAAGTCTCACCATTTCTTACCTTCTGAACAAAAATATACTTAAATAACTCTCTCCGAAGCGCTCAGAACCATAGCACCTGCAAAATCAAACAGCAGAAAATATATTGAGGAGTATCTGTTTCTTGAAAGAGGGGTGCGGAATACATTGACCAACAGATAAATTAAGGGGGAAAAAAGACGAAGAAGCTGAAGGAGGAGAGAGGCGACCAGAAATTACGATTATGGTGGCTTTGTTAATCTCTTCTATGGTGAATTTAACACTACCAGGTTCTTTTGAGTGAGTTGAAGCATTTGAATTACCATAAATGACGCGTCTCCTCTCGTTGCCCGAAGTTGAAGCACCTGATACAAAAAATATCGACGAACCATACAATTCCTTATTCATATTCAACTTGCATTCCGGCATCGAATGCGGAAGAGGGTGGCATCTTCAATTTAAAATTGTATCTGAAAGTGATTTGAGCCGCACAATAGCATAAAATTAAGTTCCTGGGGATTTTTGTTTCTAGTGAATTATCTTACGTGAATAAATCATGACAGAGAGACATTTTGTATCCAAAGAAACATGATCATCAAACAATGTGTATCAGCAAAATCATCTTTTTCATAATATCTGTAATCCTATTCAATTGGCAAACTTTACATGATACGATTTCATCAATCAATTCCTTTTTGCAAAAATCTGAGCATATCAACCTCTTCAATGCCATACAGCACAAACTGCGTAAATTTTTTTAGCAAGTCCCTGAGGCTCCCCCCAATTAATGAAAGTTTGTGGAATAACCAATCTTCCTTTTTGAAAAATAACCCACCGTGCATTCAAAGACAGTTTGGAACGGATTTTATTTGCCGAAAGTAGTGATGTATGTGTCTCTTAAAGTATGCCTATATGAGAAGCTGAGAGCTAGAATTTATATCCATTCGAACCTGGTTTGCCAATATGATATAAAGTTGTGTTATTTACTGAACCGAGCCATAGCTCTGCCGCAAGAACTATCGTAAATGAGTCCCTATCGTTCCTTGAACGATGCAATGTCTACTACTCTCTACTTGGGGGATTTATCTCTATCTCAATGTTTCTAGTTAGTTCGTGGCGAGAATTCAAGCTCTACCAGCTAAATATTTGAAACTATTCAATACAGTTTCTGTGGCACCATTGGCTTCCTATTTGCTCTACCGTTGTCCGCGGGTCTGCTGACACTTCCGGCAGATCTATAATTTGTTCGCTTAATTTCTTTAGTCTATGATCTCAATTATAGCTCTTCGTTATCTTAATTTCATTACTTTATCTCAACTAATATTTGTAATTGTTATAATCATACTCAATATTTTTTCGAACAATTATTTCAGACCAAAAACTATGCATCAAAGCAACACGTaagaataatttaaaaaaaaaaaacacgccAAATCTGATAGAAACACCCTATAAATGCACACAGACAAAGAAAGCTTCAAGACATTTATTaaaaagtttacaaaaaaaaatcgtTTACCAGAAGAATCAGTGAAGACGTTGCTCGTGCTTTTCGACGAACAAACAGGAGTGAAGCATCCCAGCAGAGTGTCGGTGATGGAGCGGATAGCGCTCCTAGAGGCTGCGCTTTGGAAAGATTCCGAGTAGGATGCGGAGGAAGCCAACGAATCTGCCACCTCATCCAGTGTATTGATGGCGGAGCCCCTCCGTACACCGCCGGGACGTGGACTTTTCATGGCGAATCAATCCAATTGTACGACAATTAGAGAATAGAAAGAGATGGCGGTTAAGCTTGCAATTATGGTATTGAAATGCAGCCCGGAGGGTTTAGATCCAGTTATACTGGCGAAAGCGTCGGATCTAAGAAGTTTCGGTTTTTTCCAACACCCCAGTGTCAACACCCCAGTGTTAGGGA
This Primulina eburnea isolate SZY01 chromosome 2, ASM2296580v1, whole genome shotgun sequence DNA region includes the following protein-coding sequences:
- the LOC140824616 gene encoding uncharacterized protein isoform X1, yielding MKSPRPGGVRRGSAINTLDEVADSLASSASYSESFQSAASRSAIRSITDTLLGCFTPVCSSKSTSNVFTDSSGASTSGNERRRVIYGNSNASTHSKEPGSVKFTIEEINKATIIVISGAMVLSASERVI
- the LOC140824616 gene encoding uncharacterized protein isoform X2, whose protein sequence is MKSPRPGGVRRGSAINTLDEVADSLASSASYSESFQSAASRSAIRSITDTLLGCFTPVCSSKSTSNVFTDSSGASTSGNERRRVIYGAMVLSASERVI